One Porphyromonas pogonae genomic region harbors:
- a CDS encoding diaminopimelate dehydrogenase: protein MNKKIKAAVVGYGNIGHYAIQALEAAPDFEIAGVVRRSIENLPLELAPYNVVTDIKDLGDVDVALLCTPTRLVEKTALAILEQGIHTVDSFDIHTDILALRSSLGEAARKHGVTAVIASGWDPGSDSVVRTLMEAIVPHGITYTNFGPGMSMGHTVAVKAIDGVKGALSVTIPTGTGIHRRMVYVELQEGAKADEVTKAIKQDEYFAHDETHVTIVDDVNKLIDMGHGVNMTRKGVSGTTHNQLLEFNMHINNPALTAQVLVAVARAGRKQQPGAYTMQEIPVIDLLPGDREEWIQKLC from the coding sequence ATGAATAAGAAAATCAAAGCCGCTGTAGTCGGCTATGGAAATATTGGACACTATGCCATTCAGGCATTAGAAGCTGCCCCCGATTTTGAGATTGCCGGAGTAGTCCGTCGTAGTATCGAAAACCTACCTTTGGAACTTGCTCCCTATAATGTGGTTACTGATATCAAAGACCTTGGAGACGTAGATGTAGCTCTTTTATGTACCCCCACACGTTTGGTAGAAAAAACAGCTCTTGCTATTTTGGAACAAGGTATACATACTGTAGATAGTTTTGATATCCATACGGATATATTGGCATTGCGCAGTTCTTTGGGCGAGGCTGCCCGCAAGCATGGTGTCACAGCCGTTATAGCATCCGGTTGGGATCCCGGTAGTGACTCTGTGGTGCGCACTCTTATGGAAGCCATAGTACCCCATGGTATTACTTATACCAACTTTGGTCCAGGCATGAGCATGGGACACACTGTAGCTGTCAAGGCTATCGATGGTGTCAAAGGTGCTTTGTCCGTTACTATCCCCACCGGTACCGGTATCCACCGCCGTATGGTGTATGTGGAGTTGCAGGAAGGAGCCAAGGCCGATGAGGTAACTAAGGCAATCAAGCAGGACGAGTACTTTGCTCATGATGAAACTCACGTAACCATCGTAGACGACGTAAACAAGCTCATCGATATGGGACACGGAGTCAATATGACCCGCAAGGGTGTATCCGGAACTACACATAATCAGTTGCTCGAGTTCAACATGCACATCAATAATCCCGCTCTCACAGCCCAGGTGCTTGTAGCTGTGGCTCGTGCCGGTCGCAAGCAGCAGCCCGGTGCCTATACTATGCAGGAGATCCCCGTGATAGACCTTCTACCCGGCGATCGTGAAGAGTGGATACAAAAACTTTGCTAA
- a CDS encoding copper resistance protein NlpE, producing the protein MKKIILSLAVAAVALGSCHGSKKENAQVVDSTVPVETLATDTVETAQAPTSIEGTYEGVLPCADCEGIKTTIMLSKDNTYTKTSEYLGKANANKFDETGTVELNGDELTLTSKDGEKTFFKVGEGIITMLDKDKKEVQGELAASYVLKKM; encoded by the coding sequence ATGAAAAAGATCATTTTATCATTGGCTGTGGCAGCAGTGGCTCTCGGGTCTTGTCATGGTAGCAAAAAAGAAAACGCTCAAGTTGTAGACTCAACAGTTCCTGTAGAAACGTTAGCAACAGATACTGTTGAGACTGCCCAAGCTCCAACGTCTATTGAAGGTACTTATGAAGGAGTATTGCCCTGCGCTGATTGTGAAGGTATTAAGACGACCATCATGCTTAGTAAAGATAATACTTACACCAAGACTTCCGAGTATCTTGGAAAGGCAAATGCCAATAAGTTCGATGAGACCGGCACTGTAGAGCTCAATGGTGACGAATTAACTCTGACTTCTAAAGATGGAGAAAAGACATTCTTCAAAGTAGGAGAGGGTATTATCACTATGCTGGACAAGGACAAAAAAGAAGTCCAAGGAGAGCTTGCAGCAAGCTATGTGTTGAAAAAAATGTAA
- a CDS encoding nitroreductase family protein: MIKALIQNNRTFRRFDETVKIERLQIERWLSVVRYTSSLRNIQPLKYIIVTDPEVCNQITANARWAGYLTEWAGPAEGERPTAYLIQLLDTDIASSARFDEGIQIEAITLMAVSDGYGACILRAFSTAEFARMFDLPNNLFPNCIIALGKPVEEVVIDEAQSPADVKYWRDENGVHHVPKRPIHELIVEPNKPSIF, encoded by the coding sequence ATGATAAAAGCATTGATCCAAAACAATCGCACGTTTCGTCGCTTTGATGAGACGGTTAAGATTGAGAGGCTTCAGATTGAGCGGTGGTTGTCAGTAGTGCGCTATACCTCATCGTTGAGAAACATACAGCCTCTCAAGTACATTATTGTGACCGATCCGGAGGTTTGCAACCAGATAACGGCCAATGCTCGCTGGGCAGGATATCTTACAGAATGGGCGGGACCGGCAGAAGGCGAAAGACCTACAGCCTATCTCATACAACTGTTGGATACAGATATTGCCTCCTCTGCACGATTTGATGAAGGTATCCAAATCGAAGCTATTACTCTTATGGCTGTTTCTGATGGTTATGGTGCATGCATACTCAGGGCTTTTAGTACAGCGGAATTTGCGCGTATGTTTGATTTGCCCAATAATTTGTTCCCCAATTGTATTATTGCTTTGGGTAAGCCGGTGGAAGAAGTAGTCATAGACGAAGCACAAAGCCCGGCTGATGTAAAGTATTGGCGGGATGAAAATGGTGTCCATCATGTGCCCAAGAGACCCATACATGAGCTTATCGTTGAACCCAACAAACCGAGTATTTTTTAA
- a CDS encoding DUF2023 family protein has protein sequence MSADIRVFLHHIYEFQKGVRSMVLCTLHNEEIEFACNRLASKEICYFLQPTPNKERTNVFFGRKECLDAIRLFAEGRPLNELSPEEDFIVGALLGYDVCTQCKRYCRRKKVAS, from the coding sequence ATGAGCGCCGATATCAGAGTATTCCTACATCATATTTATGAATTTCAGAAAGGAGTGCGAAGCATGGTACTTTGCACGCTCCATAACGAAGAGATAGAATTTGCGTGCAACCGCCTTGCAAGCAAGGAAATTTGCTATTTCTTACAGCCTACGCCCAATAAAGAGAGGACTAACGTATTCTTTGGCAGAAAAGAATGTCTGGATGCGATAAGACTTTTTGCAGAAGGGCGTCCGCTAAACGAATTAAGTCCGGAGGAAGACTTTATAGTAGGAGCTCTTTTGGGCTATGATGTGTGTACTCAATGCAAGCGTTATTGCAGAAGGAAAAAAGTGGCAAGCTGA
- the fimD gene encoding fimbrial tip adhesin FimD, whose protein sequence is MKHLLTRLSLIILVCIFTCACRNHDHMEPFEAPIGAKSIEINITIGGTIGHHSAGSGSLRATEPGNKYSSLNEDKIENIDVFFFNTDGTLNWHVEPQFLKKTGESRSAVITAIVSRDKISQIEGKSLRLVIVANHTISIPQSIDYNGLKSLVQESVELNTPDIAQMKFLMDGEVDTSTITWGDSYKYTIPNNIMLRRAAAKVRLRVKNFNVKSRQNGVEVTYNIVGDPEVKLVHYASKTSLLQTALYNMQSSDWKTDAYRPMKMIAFHDKINDTDKNSTTNLFYSTSVPFYAYENDWTNNPESETYLLLKINLSSGGLSPKPYYYRIPINYRFPMPDMSKEEQAGLYRLQRNYLYDIVCTVNILGGEDEEEPIDLSASIAVQPWIDVNIDGNIKSAHYLVVKELFPIMPNQNYREIEYLSNLPVEIKIDRTEYEYYDEYGRLIKYIDDGQKMIIYVDGVYNSQHSTNNFGGTKITNDESILSRKILKIEHSVPTNYVPFNIYFTVKHVMPTGEEALALSQQVHVTQYPPKYVTGTKSEGFKGGTSSVSGADFRFHDILGVIAPNPVTGEYKPQTNDVFYKITTVVNVGNEKIGDPTNSDGSTKSDLIANKIISPQFIVATQHGMSSAVYQYSGGYKRWGNSEFGAGYGPYSDRFSDVTPYYDPSEYNYNYSNQYQPNYTSYTYAADRCASYFEGEYGMDGVYEEYLETLVYNNGTGNYEIQRGYRKVNKTFKYKGRWRLPTTAELEYIESIQASPTSAVKNLLWGAFYWSAETGVAYKFSNKYLGTAAQKQSGLTNTALDNGTLGYYPNTSILMKPYVRCVFDTYKHQ, encoded by the coding sequence ATGAAACACCTTCTTACTCGTTTATCCCTGATAATACTCGTGTGCATATTTACTTGTGCTTGTAGGAATCATGATCATATGGAACCCTTCGAAGCTCCTATCGGAGCTAAGTCCATAGAGATAAATATTACTATCGGGGGAACTATAGGTCATCACAGTGCCGGATCAGGTAGCCTCCGAGCAACAGAACCAGGCAATAAATACAGTAGTCTTAATGAGGACAAAATTGAAAACATAGATGTTTTCTTTTTTAATACTGACGGTACCCTCAACTGGCATGTGGAGCCACAATTTTTAAAAAAGACGGGCGAATCTCGGTCCGCAGTAATTACAGCTATAGTTTCAAGAGATAAAATCTCTCAGATTGAAGGAAAGTCTCTTAGGTTAGTTATTGTCGCAAATCATACTATCAGCATACCGCAATCAATTGATTATAATGGTTTGAAATCTCTAGTACAAGAATCTGTTGAGTTGAATACTCCTGATATAGCACAAATGAAGTTTTTAATGGATGGAGAAGTTGATACATCCACTATAACATGGGGTGATAGTTATAAATACACTATACCCAATAATATTATGCTTAGGAGGGCTGCTGCAAAAGTGAGACTTCGGGTCAAAAATTTCAATGTGAAGTCGAGACAAAATGGAGTAGAGGTTACTTATAATATTGTAGGTGACCCGGAAGTGAAATTAGTTCATTATGCTTCTAAGACATCATTGTTACAGACGGCTCTATATAACATGCAATCCTCAGACTGGAAAACCGATGCTTATCGACCTATGAAAATGATTGCTTTTCATGATAAAATAAATGATACGGACAAAAATAGTACTACTAACTTATTTTATTCTACTTCAGTTCCATTCTATGCTTATGAAAATGACTGGACAAATAATCCTGAGTCCGAAACCTATTTATTGCTCAAGATAAATCTGTCTTCAGGTGGTTTGTCACCTAAGCCTTATTATTATAGGATACCTATCAATTATAGATTCCCAATGCCGGATATGTCGAAAGAAGAGCAGGCCGGGTTGTATCGCTTGCAGAGAAATTATCTGTATGATATAGTATGTACCGTAAATATTCTCGGAGGAGAAGATGAAGAAGAGCCTATTGACCTCTCCGCTTCGATAGCGGTACAGCCTTGGATTGATGTAAACATTGACGGAAATATCAAAAGTGCTCACTATCTGGTAGTCAAAGAGCTGTTTCCTATTATGCCTAATCAGAATTACAGAGAGATAGAATACCTATCCAATTTACCGGTTGAAATAAAAATAGATAGAACAGAATATGAATATTATGACGAATATGGGAGACTAATCAAATATATAGATGATGGACAGAAAATGATAATATATGTGGATGGGGTGTATAATAGTCAACATTCCACCAATAATTTTGGAGGTACTAAAATAACTAATGACGAAAGTATTTTGAGCCGTAAGATATTGAAAATAGAACATTCTGTTCCTACAAATTATGTCCCTTTTAATATTTATTTTACTGTAAAGCATGTAATGCCTACAGGCGAAGAGGCTCTGGCTCTATCTCAACAAGTACACGTAACACAGTATCCGCCTAAGTATGTAACTGGTACGAAATCGGAGGGATTTAAAGGCGGCACATCATCTGTCTCAGGAGCAGACTTTAGATTTCATGATATATTAGGTGTTATTGCTCCGAATCCTGTTACCGGTGAATATAAGCCACAGACCAATGATGTGTTTTATAAGATAACCACTGTTGTAAATGTGGGTAATGAGAAGATCGGTGATCCTACTAATAGTGATGGATCTACAAAAAGCGATCTTATTGCTAATAAGATCATATCGCCTCAATTTATTGTTGCAACACAGCATGGTATGTCTTCTGCGGTTTACCAATATTCCGGTGGCTACAAGAGGTGGGGCAATAGTGAGTTTGGAGCTGGTTATGGACCCTATTCCGATAGGTTTAGTGATGTTACTCCTTATTACGATCCGTCAGAATACAATTATAATTATTCAAATCAATATCAACCTAATTATACATCTTATACATACGCTGCTGATAGATGTGCCAGCTATTTTGAAGGAGAATATGGTATGGACGGTGTTTATGAGGAATATCTTGAAACATTAGTCTACAATAACGGTACGGGCAATTATGAAATTCAGCGAGGATATCGTAAGGTTAATAAGACCTTTAAATATAAAGGCCGTTGGCGACTTCCTACAACAGCTGAATTAGAATACATAGAGTCTATTCAGGCAAGTCCTACAAGTGCTGTGAAGAACCTTTTATGGGGCGCATTTTATTGGAGTGCAGAAACGGGTGTTGCTTATAAATTTTCAAATAAGTATTTGGGAACTGCTGCTCAAAAACAAAGCGGACTTACAAATACAGCTCTTGATAATGGGACTTTAGGATATTACCCGAATACTTCTATTCTGATGAAGCCCTATGTGCGTTGTGTATTTGATACTTATAAACATCAGTGA
- a CDS encoding FimB/Mfa2 family fimbrial subunit, whose product MNRISKIYASIIGLLLLGVGILSCDRMIYDNLKSCPIGVYIHVYEQTECASQPLYPSVKKLQIYAFDENDRYVSTVDVEAPLLSKDHEILFPLVRKGYYSFVVWANVDNHFRTQQLIVGKSTKADLLLALKKDQKSAVTLDSHQVYVGSTPTVQVGDNEEMFFVHTQANIREITNRICVTVTGLLTPKDYIIELSSNNTSYTVCGAVMPDKVVHYPTIMRYTETGDAVARFSTLKLESGRNSILTVKNKNTGKVIFMEDLVGAILLSPSTENINLRCLNDFDVKLKVRKCDCPELYQASQLWINDWLVHSYDVVFGE is encoded by the coding sequence ATGAATCGCATCTCAAAAATATATGCTTCTATTATAGGATTACTTCTACTAGGTGTTGGTATATTATCGTGTGACAGAATGATATACGACAATTTAAAATCTTGTCCTATCGGAGTCTACATCCATGTATATGAACAGACGGAATGTGCCAGTCAGCCATTGTACCCTAGTGTGAAGAAACTCCAAATATATGCCTTTGATGAGAATGATAGATATGTGAGTACTGTTGATGTTGAAGCCCCTCTATTGAGTAAAGATCATGAAATACTATTCCCTTTGGTTAGAAAAGGGTACTACTCTTTTGTAGTGTGGGCAAATGTAGACAATCACTTTAGAACCCAACAGCTTATTGTCGGTAAAAGCACTAAGGCTGATTTACTGTTAGCTCTAAAGAAAGACCAAAAAAGTGCTGTGACCTTGGATAGCCATCAGGTATATGTAGGAAGTACACCTACTGTGCAGGTGGGAGATAATGAAGAGATGTTTTTTGTACATACCCAAGCAAATATACGAGAGATAACTAACCGGATTTGTGTGACTGTGACAGGCCTTTTGACACCTAAGGATTATATAATAGAGCTTAGTTCTAATAATACATCATACACGGTTTGCGGAGCTGTAATGCCTGATAAAGTAGTGCATTATCCTACAATCATGCGATATACAGAGACGGGGGATGCTGTAGCCCGATTCTCTACTCTCAAGTTGGAAAGTGGCAGGAACAGTATACTTACTGTAAAAAATAAAAATACCGGAAAAGTGATTTTTATGGAGGATCTTGTAGGGGCTATTTTATTGAGCCCGAGCACCGAGAATATCAATCTTCGTTGCCTTAACGACTTTGATGTGAAATTAAAAGTACGTAAATGTGATTGTCCTGAATTATATCAGGCATCGCAATTATGGATTAATGATTGGTTAGTACATAGCTACGATGTTGTGTTTGGAGAATAG
- a CDS encoding Mfa1 family fimbria major subunit (Members of this family are fimbrial shaft proteins (major subunit proteins), found in the Bacteriodetes. The family is named for Mfa1 from Porphyromonas gingivalis, and is related to but distinct from the family of FimA from the species.): MKIKHYLFSSICALLLGLTSCSKDVNNTDLTSNTDGSTYMSVSLKVPAQMRAESSNYNSLGNWEGQDDIKSVDIYLIANGDKTVEHRTVTVKAAATNANDGTYETDAWKTIPGNKKVYVVVNNGGAVKSALNAATADNFDSEYRKAYDMVQKNTNGGILADYAKRENSKDVVIMSGEPVDAVIAQNVKEGDAKTKNNVKVNVRRAVSRTAVTINESLNQGSGVEIKTTTERTLGKIKDLKWTVAQYEKTSFLLSNNDGRSPHWDYIPALGSYNQVTAGMHYDYSLLQNSFVLGAFTRNVNNNENIKQIVKSEMKFITETTHQSGSKLGDTALETGYRRGNTTYVMVTGTFVPDDNAFASGEKESYMKDQTIYLGTIDGKFYVNKEKAKAANKQSDPSKDGVIEYKTGKMYYFAWLNPDSIDATEWKNSPVYRNNIYHVNIAGFSKLGFSGNPYNPDPNNPNKPDPDDPTPKPEDPIYDQETYMATEITVINWGMHSYDIKF, translated from the coding sequence ATGAAGATTAAACACTACTTGTTTTCAAGTATTTGCGCCCTTTTATTGGGACTTACATCATGTTCCAAAGATGTAAACAACACAGACCTCACTTCTAATACTGATGGTTCTACGTACATGAGCGTATCGCTTAAGGTGCCTGCACAGATGAGAGCAGAAAGTTCCAACTATAATTCTTTAGGGAATTGGGAAGGGCAAGATGATATTAAAAGTGTTGATATCTATCTTATAGCCAATGGGGATAAGACGGTTGAGCACAGGACTGTTACAGTAAAAGCAGCTGCAACCAATGCAAACGATGGAACATATGAGACTGATGCATGGAAAACGATACCGGGAAATAAGAAAGTTTATGTAGTAGTGAATAATGGAGGTGCTGTTAAAAGCGCTTTAAATGCAGCAACAGCTGATAATTTTGACTCTGAATATAGGAAGGCTTATGACATGGTTCAAAAGAATACTAATGGTGGAATTCTTGCTGATTATGCCAAAAGGGAAAATAGCAAAGACGTGGTTATAATGAGTGGTGAACCAGTGGATGCTGTGATAGCACAGAATGTGAAAGAGGGGGATGCTAAAACAAAAAATAATGTCAAAGTAAATGTCCGTCGTGCCGTATCTCGTACGGCTGTAACGATAAATGAGTCATTGAATCAGGGTTCGGGGGTAGAAATTAAGACTACGACTGAAAGAACCTTGGGAAAAATCAAGGATTTAAAATGGACGGTGGCTCAATATGAGAAGACATCATTTTTATTATCAAACAATGATGGTAGATCCCCCCATTGGGACTATATCCCGGCTTTAGGATCATATAATCAAGTAACAGCAGGAATGCACTATGATTATTCATTACTCCAAAATAGCTTTGTACTAGGGGCTTTTACTCGTAATGTGAATAATAACGAGAATATTAAGCAAATAGTAAAATCTGAGATGAAGTTTATAACGGAAACCACTCATCAGTCTGGAAGTAAGCTTGGAGATACTGCTCTCGAGACCGGGTATAGGAGGGGCAATACCACTTATGTGATGGTAACCGGAACTTTTGTTCCTGATGATAATGCTTTTGCTTCTGGAGAAAAGGAAAGTTATATGAAGGATCAAACAATTTACTTGGGCACGATCGATGGTAAATTTTATGTAAATAAAGAGAAAGCCAAGGCTGCGAATAAACAGTCTGATCCTTCAAAAGATGGAGTCATCGAATATAAGACAGGAAAGATGTACTATTTTGCTTGGTTGAATCCAGACTCTATAGATGCAACAGAATGGAAGAATTCTCCCGTATACCGTAATAATATTTACCATGTGAATATTGCAGGCTTTAGCAAGCTTGGATTTTCCGGTAACCCATATAATCCTGATCCTAATAATCCTAATAAGCCGGATCCAGACGACCCTACTCCAAAGCCTGAAGATCCCATTTATGATCAAGAAACTTATATGGCTACAGAGATAACTGTGATCAATTGGGGTATGCATTCCTATGATATTAAATTCTAA